The DNA segment ataaccacgtacagacagttatttaataattgcaacaggcctaGACAGAACTATTTTATATTTCGAATCTTCGAAGGGAAGAGTCCTTGTGGTCTCATTGGTTCCTTTAGAGATTGATATTGGTTGCTTGAAGTTGAAACATCTGCTCAACCTTATGTACTATATTACATAAGACACACATTCATACTGATTGTAAGCCaagttaacccccccccccccccacacacacacacttatttttAGAACAATTATGATATTTTGCATTGGGACACAATTATGGCAGTCAAGAACGACAATTACAAAATGtcaattactgtaatgcaaaacaaCTTTCTCATCAGTGAATTTAAATAATGAACCATCTTGTTGCTAAATTCAGTACAAATGCTTCCATGATGTATATTTTTGGGAGGAAGGTAGTTTCAGTAttcttaattataaaaaaaattaataaaattatgttaatttttttattacaacatGGGACATTTCTTGACCATTTTTGTTAGAGTTACCCACTAAGCGTCACAGTAAGCGTATACCATTGTAATCCGTTGTCTTGATCCGTGATGAGATAAAAGCTCAACTGCATTCAGGAAAGATCTTAGTGGTGACTTGAACGTTTTCCTCCAGTCTCATCTTAAAGCCTGTAGATCAGATTTATGGCCAAGAATGGAATCGGGGCCTTGCTTGGAACTGATTACACTTTTGTAAGGGAAATGAAGTCTAGACAACTTTAGTCGTTCCTTTGAGGGGCAGTTTCTCTGCCCAAACCACCATCTCAAATGTGCATGCACAATTTTGTCAGCATGCAAATGGATTTTTTTATCCACACCTAAACCATTTTTAACTTAGCTTGATCTGCTTTTAAATGCAAGGCAGGagccctttttttctttttttagtattGTACACTTCTTACTATCAGTGTAATTTGATAAGGCACTAGGTACTATATTCTACCTCTGAACTTATATTTATGGTATGTAATTTGCAATGCTGTTGCTTGATATTCTATTCATATCTTTAATTTACACACCAACCAACCCACCTCCCAAATCCAACACCCTCTGTGCCACCTGGCTGCCACATAGGTCTATCCTATGACCAATTGTCTCTTGGACTAAGATctgtagttactgcgttttgtGTTTGTAGGGCAGAGTggctttttaaacatgtttttgaaaactgatttAGTAATGTTGAGTTAAAATAAAGACCGTAAGGAAGGAACCAAAGCTTTCTCGATGTTTTCTCACAaatcgtttttttcttttttttaagttattgattatagTCATGAATGTAAAGTTTTTAACTCTTATTATTGCACAACTTGGGAAAAATTTATAATTGTAAATATCCACAAGTGATGGTGCAGCTCTTCAGTATTTATTTGACAAATGAATTTAACCTGAATTTTACCTATTTAATTTACTAACATATAAACTGTACTCCATCAGTATCTTTGATGGCCTGTGCAGTTTCTGTACATGTTTGTCCTGTTTGATATTATctcccatttttattttattttttctaactgcatgtatttttctcatgtttgttgacatgctTCCCATAGTAGGAATGGATGAGATAAATGTGTCACTCGGCTACACGTAATGAACAATTCTATTCATAGTGTATTTTCATATGATATACTAGCATGAAAGCGACTGTGATGTGAAATGTGTAAAATATTAGGTTGGTATTTCTAATGTGTATTTGATAAGATTTTGCTTTGTATATTCTAGTTTCTTGACTGCTTTAATATCAGTTGAACAAATATTTGAACAGGAGATTTTTGGGGGAAGCCATTTGAGGGTATTTTGTCCATTCTGATGGTTTGGGAATTCTCAGCGTAATAAAATTAAAGCAATACCACATGTGGCAACACCGATTATGTTGTGTTTTTGCCATTATTTGATACTTGCAAGTCTCATTCAGCCTAAATCAGCCTTTGTGTATTCAGAAACGCTATTAATATATTACCATTTGTAGGTCATCATAAAGTAGCTCTAAATCGTGCATGAAGTTTAGTAATACTACTATAGTGATGAAACGAAAGGACTTACAGTAGGTTGCttatgaaacaggtcaatagtccTGTTGTAATATGAAGTTTATGCTTCAGTGCACTGTTCTCAAATCGTTCAGGACATTTATTGACACATTGAGGGACACATGCTTGAAAATATTTACTCAAACAGTTAATTGCAGGGTGAACACTAAATTGTTGTAATTGTAAGCCaaatggtatttaaaaaaattggtcAACACACAAAGCTTAATgaactttatttactgataatattacaaaacacaaacactttcatgcataGAGACATCTTTCTCTGaccaaaacttattgcaaaagaTATCTAACATGGTGATCTCACTTGCTAGAACAACAAAGATGCACTTACAAAAAGCTTATAGAACAAAAAGACTAAAGGGGAAAAAATGCCAAATTGTTTGTTCCAACATTTCTTTGCATCTTTTAGAAAATCAGTGACCATGATTACAATTAATTAGTTCAAACTGGAAAACACAGGTAAAACACCAAGTCCAGTAAGCAGTCTTTCACACAGCACCTTGCTTTGAAGAGTAAATATCAAAATAATCTGGTCTACTGGTTGTAGAATTCCAGTAGGGGCCACCCAGAACTAACAGTTGCTGGAAAACCCATCCAAATGGGAAAGTTGTTTAAGCTCAAGTGTATTTACAAGGACTGTTTCTGTAATTAATGTAGTTTAAGTTAAGGAAGTTTTTCCCAACATGAAGTGGATCTGCTAAATGCCTTATTGATCAATATTAACTATCAGTGGACTTGATCAGAAAAAAGATACCCCCCACCCCTGATTTATGGGTGCAGATGGATATAAATGAATCCATGTCCAATTTACTTCATAAGTGTTATGTATTTCTGACTGTGAGTTTACAAAaaggccactttggtgaaatGTTTACTATGGCTCTGTGTCCACAGTACATAAAATTCATCATTAAAGGTATGTGGATGTGTTCTCATCTTCGCTCTGATATTCTCCTGCACAATTCCCTTTCAGGATTTTACTGAGAGTTGACAGTGTACTGTTTGGATCCAGCAGAGTCACTAGAGGAATATTCACACATCTTTCCTTGAAGATCACATTCTGCAGAGTCATGGCTAACATTGAATCAATGCCCAAATCTAAAAGATGGATATCATCATTCAGTTCATCTATCTCAATGCCAATTGTTTCACTGATCATGTATCTTAAATATTCAAGTGGTGATGTGATGGGTTGCTCAGGTCTATCTATGGTCAGTCTGGCCTTCTTCATGGCTTCCTCTGTTAGTTTGAACAACCTTGCATTCAAAGACTTATTTTGACTGAGGACGTTGTTCCAGTTGTTTCTGAAATTGAATTTGCACACAACCTGTTGAAGTTTGTTGATCAAGAGGCATTGCTCAAGACATTCAAGAATTTCTGGGACTTCCAGTAGCATGATTCCCTTTGCCTCCAGAAATCTCTGGAAATGCACTTTGTTCAATAGTAGGCCAAGATTCAAAGCCCCCCAGTTGATAGACTGTCCAGAAAGCCCAAGGTTTCTGCGGTACTGACAGAAAGTGTCCATGAACGTATTAGCAGCAGCATAATTTGTCTGAGAGGCATTGCCAATGAAGGCGGAGATGGAGGAATAGCACACAAAGTAATCCAGATTGCAGTGTTTAGTAGCACGGTGAAGGTTGAGCACTCCATTCACCTTTGGTCTCATAACTTTCTCATAAAGAGATTTGTCAAGGTTTTCAATCAGCCCATCGTGTAGGACAACTGCACTGTGAAATACTCCTTTGATGGGACTGGATGGAAGCAATTTTCCAATGTTAGCAATGGCCTGTTGAACTTGCTCAAATAGTGAAACATCACACTGTAGAGATTTAATGACAGAACCACAATGATTGCTGACATTCTTTATCTCTTCTTGAATCTCAGGGTTTGGATTACTCCTAGACAAAATGACAATGTTCCCCCCTCCTTTCTGTACAATGTATTTCACAGTCTCAAAGCCCAGCCCTGTGAGACCACCTGTGACAACATAGACAGCATTTTTCTGGAAAAGACTTTGTTTGGGCATCAACGGAATGTCAGACAGCTGGTTCTTGGGATCACTGTTCAGGACAATAATGGGCAGAATCTGGCATGTGAAGTATGATTCTGATTTATGTACAGAGAGAAGCTCACTGTCTTCAGGTTTCACTTTTTGAAAGGTTGTTGTGTCCAAAGCCAAGGATTTTCCACTCAAATGCATTGATTTTAGCCAGCGATACATTTTAGGCATCTGTACCTGCAGAGACCATTGCTGCATTATTTGAGACATGAAGAGAAAATGAATGTGGACTTTAACATTGGTCCCTCTGAAAGTTTTCGGATTATCAGGGAAGTTTGGCTGGTTGTCATAGACAAGAACAACGTCCTTGATGCCAGTGACATTGCTGGCTGTTTCAATAGTCTTCTCATTAAAAGGAGGAAAAAGGACTGCTCCATCAACCTCACTAAGATCACAAGACATCTGATCAGCCTGTGTGCTCACTCTTACATTCCAACCTGATCTGTTTGCTGTAGAAGTTAAGACTTTCACCAGTGCTGAGTCAGGAACAGTGGAGAAAATACCCAATTTATTTGGTTGTTTCACTTTGGGTAAAGCTCCATTCAAGATCTCCCATGCCAGTAACATGTATGATACACAAGGAATGTCCTTCAGGaatgaaagtttttttgttttatagcaAACGGCAGCTGGGAGAACAACTTTGGAGGTGGCAGCCACAGGGTAACATGACACAACGTGATCCCCAACTTTCAGTTTACCAACATCTTTACCAACAGCTGTGACAATCCCACTGCAGTCAAATGCTAGAAGCTTATGGTTCTGAGTTGTGTGCTTGTTCCAATACATTGTCTGGCCATACTTAAAGTCAGAAATGCTGACTGGAAAGTAGTCTGATGAATGCACACAGATTTTACTGAGGTGAACTTCAATACTTTCTCCTGGGATTGGTTCAAGGGATTTATCCATTTGAGTAGCTGACAAATTTGTCATTGTGTATGGATCAGATGTTTGCAGCATAAAGACATCATCATGCAACATATCACTGCTCCTTGCAGAGTTTTCCACAACTGGCAATGGAGTGTGGGTGATTTCAGGTTTGAGAATCTTACCATCCTTAACCACCAGCTCTGGATATTTGTCACAGGGGTACGATCTAAGGACCTTAGCCAATGCTGTGATGTCTTCGGATGAGACAGAGCCCAAGTCAATCAGCTGGAAGGTGAGTTCTGACAACTCGGCTGCACAGGCTCTAGTCATGCCTAACAGCACAAAGCCAGGACTGATATAGTCCACTAAACTCTCAGAGGACCTGTGAGTTATTACTCTGATAACGCCTGGGAATTTAATAACTTTGAGATATCCAGTGATCTTTCTGAAAATCTCACAACACCCTGCCATGCTGTCCAAGACACTCTCTGATTTGTATGGGGTTAGGTCTGCAACACCCCACATGAACAAAATTTCCTGGAAGTTTTTCTTCACATTTGATATTTTCAGTTTTGACAAAACAGGTTCAAGTCCACATTCCAACAGTGTGTTGCTGTGTGAGGAAGATATATCTCTAGATGTTGGGTCCAAGTATATTTGCAAAGCTTTAGAGATCCCTACCTCATCAGAAAAGACCAATGCCTTGATTGATTTATCAGGTGTGGCATCTTCAGAGATGATACTGAAGCTATTGTGGTACAAGTATTCCTCAACTACCCGATAATGACTTCCAAGCATTCTGATCTTCACATGCCTGAACTCAATCAAAACCTTGCCTTGTTTGTTGGTCAAGCAGCCACAAATTTCAAAATAATCTTCACCCACATGCATTGCTCTCAAATATACAACCATCTCCTCTTGCAGTGGTTCAAATACAGTCAGGCTACCTATTTGTGCAGGAAAAAGAGGTGTTGGTGAATGCCCCTGTATTATAGTTCCAGTAATACGCTGCATGACGTAATCAAAGACCACAGGATGAAGGTAATAGTCATGTAGCTGGGGCAATAATTCCTCTGGGATTCTCAGAAAAGATATACACTCCCTAAATTCTTCTCCACAATAAACATCTGCCTTATTTCTAAAGACAGAGCCATACTCAAATCCTGCCTGATTAAGGTGCTTGTAGAGCTCCTCAGTACTCATTATGAAGTTGCATCTTTTGAAGACAGAGTCCAGGGAAATTAACTGCTCTTCAGGTACTCTGCCGGATTTGGCCTCTACTGTTCCTGATGCGTAGATTGCAGAGGTAGATtgaattttgaaattaaatgttttctcTCTCGAATTGTCTGGTGGATCCAGCTGTATTTTTATGTCTGGTGCATTCGGAGTGAATACGAATGGACTCTGAAATGTGATGCTGAGCTGCAGTGAACTGAGTGGAACCTTAGGTTTTACATATGCCATGACAGCTGCTAAACCCAACTCAGAATAAAATGCCCCTGGTATGATGGCGATGCCATTATGTTTGTGGTCCTGCAGGAAGGCGACTGAATCAGAGGATAAATCACAGTTGAACACTGGGCTGTCTGTACTCATTTGCGTAATTACTGGATGGTTTCTGATGGCACCAACCAACAGCAAAGTAGAAGGAAAGACATCTCTTCTCACACTGTCAAAGTGGTACCTCGGGAAGGGAATTGGTTCAGTTTCAAAACCTTTGTAGAACATTTCCCAGTCCACACTGACCCCGAGCTCAAACAGTTTTGACACATTAGCAAGCATTGTCTCATGATCTTTATCTGGTTGCACTGAGGAAAGCACAGTAAAGTTATTTCCCAGAGTCTCAGTGATGTACCTCTGCAGTGATCTTCTTGGACCAATTTCAACAAAGATCACATTCCTCTTGTTTTTAGCTGCTGACCTTACAGCTTGTTCAAATGCAACTGGCTCCCGGATATTTCTTGCCCAGTATTCACCAGTAATAAAATCTGAGGAACATGAACTTTCACCTGTCACTGTTGAGAACAATTCTGCCTCCAAACTGTGTGCCTGTAACGAGCCTATGCTCTCCTTCACACTTGATACAATGGGATCCATCTTGTGGCTGTGATATGCAGCGGGTACATCCAGAATGCGAAGGAACAGATCTTTTCCTCTGGCTGAGTTGCTCAAATTTTGATGCAATCTGTCAATATCATCTGCCTCTCCTGAGAGGGTGCATGACTGCGGGCTGTTGTAAGCAGCCAGACAAACCCTTCCTGAGTAAGATGGAAGGCTTTTCAAGACTTCAGACACAGCCATATTACTGACAACAAGCATTTTCCCTCCTGTCACAGTGCTTTGCAGAGAACTGCGATAGTGGATGACCTTTACTGCATCCTCAAGTGACAACAAACCAGAGCAATGAGCTGCAGCGGCCTCTCCAATGGAGTGCCCGAGAACAGCATCAGGACTTATGCCCCAGTGTTTCAGAAGATTGGCAAGAGCAACCTGAATAGCAAACAGGAGTGGCTGGACAATCTTTGGATCAGAGAAATCGTCATTGGTGTCAGATTCACTTTCCAGCCTCTCTATCAGGTTCAGACTTCTGTAGCTCTTCATCAGAGTTTCAATCTTAATGACTTCTTGTCTGAAAACAGGTTCCCTTTTGAGGAGCTGCTTGCACATACCATGATACGCCACACCATTtccacaaaacacaaaaactaaCTTGGAGTCTGACTTTGATGGTTTAAACTTTTTCTCCAGAGCAGAAGTCAGTCTCTCTTTTAGATCTGTCAAGGATGAGGTTTGAAAGACTTTCCTGTAATTGTGTTTCAAGTGACTTCTTCTACAGGCAGATGTGTATACTAAAGCCTGTAGATCTGatatgttttttgcatttatctGTTTTGCAGTGTCTTCAATTATATTTGCAATGGACTTTTCCGAGGCTGCAGAGAGCACAAAATATTGATGTGATTTGCTGAGCTGAGCACTTGGTTTTTTTGACTGCACATGCTGTCTGACAATTGCATGTGCATTTGTTCCACCAAACCCAAAATTGTTGATTCCAGCAGCTCTAACTGCTTTGTGGCTACTAACCCATTTCTCTGCTTTAGTGGGAATTTTTAGATTAAGAGATTTAGCATCTATGCTGGAGTTTTCTGCTGAGTAGAACACAGAAGGTACAAAGGTTTCATGTTTCATCATCAAGAGAACCTTTATAAGCCCAGCAACACCTGCTGCAGATTCTGTGTGTCCAATATTGCTCTTAACAGAACCAATGAGGAGAGGTCCTGACTCATGAGGTCTCATTTTGGCAATGACTTTTGAGATACTACCTGCCTCTATTGGATCTCCAACTGGAGTCCCAGTCCCATGAGCCTCAATGTACTGAACACTAGTCAGGTCAGTATCTTTTGAATAGATTTTTCTTAGCAGCTCCTCCTGCTGTAGCATGGATGGCTTGGTGATTGGGGTAACAGTGTGGCCATCTTGGTTAACTGCAGTTTTGCTGATGATGCCCCAAATATGATCGTGGTCTTGGAGAGCCTATCAGAATACAGATAACAAAGTTGTTGGTTGGAGTAGTTTTCAAATGGTGCATTTTATTATGTCTATGTGAGGCAAAATACTTTCATGaaatcatttttgtttacttttttcaaAGGCTTTAACAGAATAACTCCACAGCCTTCACCTCTCCCATAGCCATCTGCTTTGTTACTAAAGGGTTTACTGGTGCCATCAGGGGAGATCATCTTTGCCCTGGTGAGAGCCACAAAGACAGTTGGCTCTAATATGCAAGTCACACCTCCACACATGGCCATTTCACAGTCTCCTGTAGAACAGAAACAACCACACAAAAAGTTAGAGTATTGTAAAAGTGGTTGTTGGTGGTAGCCTAATGGCTAAAAGTAAGGCTGCAAACACAAATGTTCCAGGTTCTGTTCCAAGCACAAGTGACTAATAGCTCTTTCACATGACTTGCATCAACGTTCCCCAATACACTGAACTCTATGTTGTGAAACGTCAGCTTCAGCATTACCCTGTTTACTCCAAGCATTGTACCGAAATTTCAACTTTAACCCCGTTGCCACTGACCTTTCAAAGCGGCAGCCTGTGACTACCAGACAATTCAGATGACGTATCATTACGTGGGTGGTGCCAGCAGTAGAATCAAatcaagatgtttttttgttttcaaatttttttattttttgggggggtgggggggggcaaGTAAATCTGAAATCCTGAATCCCACTAGTTGTGGAAAGCCAGCAAATCAGATCTGACTAAACAATTTTTGAGCAAGTGCTTGGCATTTTTGAGTTCAATATGCATCAGGCAGGCAGTGAACTGTGGGATTTGTGCCATCTGAGGCaaagaaaacaatcattattcttgcaatttcgtttggtgctgctagtgtgCAGTAGTATTTaatccaaaatattcctttaaagtacaaATTCAGTATTTCAAGAGTACAATGTGACAATCCTTTATAATTAAGTAGTATTAGCATAAAGTGTTGGTTCTAAACTAAAGATAAATGTTCGtccataatttatttaatattttcaaagaCTACCTTGTCTTATGGCTTGACATGCAAAATGAAGGGCAACAAGTGATGAGGAACAGGCACAGTCAATGGAAATTGAGGGACCAGTAAAGTTGAATATGTAGGAGATGCGGTTGGCAGCTATGCTCATTGAGTAACCAGTAGCAGAAGAGTGGTTTATGAGTTTTGGGCTAATCTTCACACTGCCTATCTCAAAGTCTCTGTTCATAAGGCCTGAAAGAAAAAAGTTCATGttaaactaggtgtttgaaacagtgatatattattattattttgttgttgtcaATTTTAGAACATAATAATAAATGTGTTGAAAAAACCCTgacacatatttttttattattatttacaattcaTGACATGATTGTCAtggcaaacatttattttatcgtTCTTATTCCCTTTTGTAACATTAATTATGACACAAGTGCAATTGTTGAGACTGTGAGTATAATAATAAGCAATTCCAAAATCTTCAGACAATAAACAGCAATTTTACAGGGGGATGTATTAATTAGGTCATGTTACCTAAAAACACTCCTGTTCTAGTTCCACTGGCCTTTTCCATTGGCATTCCAGCATCCTCTAGTGCTCTGTATGTGCATTTCAGCAAAAGTTTGTGTTGAGGGTCCATGTTTATCAGTTCAGCTTCAGTGATGCCAAAGAACTTGTGGTCAAACTCATTTAAACTGCACAAGATAAAAGTAAAGATTAAGAATTATTGCTTTGGGAATATGGGTATGATAATAAAATTCATTTCAATGAATGTTTTGAAGCATTTACTTTATCATTTTGTATATTTAAGAATTAAATTAAAGAATTTGTATAATCCTATTTATATTATCGATCCCTTCAATAATTTCTGTATTcattttgtttgtacattttagtatttgttacattttatttctgtatttttcttttttgcatttattttcaatttgattttatgtattgctcTGTGCATTTGACAATGAGGGACAAAGTATGTCTTTAGCCCCATTGGTTTATCGATGTCAGAGTGTGTAGTTGTGCCTAGTAACTTTTTGCCAGTTGTTTTGAATACAGCACTACTACAGTTATGATGGTATAGGTAAGCAATTGCATTTTCACCACATGGCTCAAATTAGTGGTGAGATATTTGTGAATTTCAATGACTTATCTATGACCTCAttgatttgtttcattaaaagaaaatccttcttttcttaaaaaaagtaaaaatcaaggTTAATGTGAGGCACTTactgtggaagtgaatgtggccaatgtttaacgttaaaatactcactgtttcaaaagtttagccacaagacataaacaaaatgtgttaacatgattttagtgtgataaaatcatttactaaccttttctgtgtgaagttaccATGAtattgtaatgtcaacaaaccctaaaactgtcaaatgactgtacaaatgacaatttaaacgacaatacagctcaaataatacacaagttttaacagaagaattgatgtaagtgctttaataaaattataagcttcacatttctgtgtttaaacactccaaattggccacattcactacAATTTtcagtgactcactgtaactcgatttttgcttttttgcttttttttttttttttaaagaaaaggaggaacaagtcaaaattaatttttgtggtaatcaactttatgtcacaaatgctgtcgattgagcttaacttgtattgaatccagaacattcctttaaggcaatACGATTTGAATTCTTACCCATCAATAAGTGCTGCTTTCGCTGTGCATGATCTTCCTGCCTTACTGTCATCTGGATCGTACCACATAGAGAGGTCAAACCTTTCATTTGGTATTTGCACTGCACAATTCTTTCCCTGAAGTAGGACCTTCCAGAAGTTTTCAAGTCCTTCACCTGAAACAGAATATAGATTTGGAAAAAGATATCTGAAAATGAAGTCCAAAGCTACTACTTATAaactctcactttcaactgcttttattttcagcaaacttaacgtgtaaatatttttatgaacataaaatgattcaacaactaagacataaactgaacaagtttcacagacatgtgacaaacagaaattgaataatgtgtcaatttcagcctgaggtgaaataaaACTTTGTATACATCTGCTTCAGATACTGtatcctctttttttaataattattcattatgttggcttgagaaagccaacatactgatattccatttaaatttattataaactgaacaagtttcacagacatgtgactaacagaaattgaataatgtgttcctgaacaaaaggggggtggggggggtgggggggtgtcaaaatcaaaagtaacagtcagtatctggtgtggccaccagctgcattaagtactgcagtgcatctcctcctcatggactgcaccagatttgccagttcttgctgtgagatgttaccccactcttccaccaaggcacttgcaagtttccagacatttctggggggaatggccctagccctcaccctccgatccaacaggtcccagacttgctcaatgggattaagatccgggctcttcgctggccatggcagaacactgacattcctgtcttgcaggaaatcatgcacagaacgagcagtatggctggtggcattgtcatgttggagg comes from the Myxocyprinus asiaticus isolate MX2 ecotype Aquarium Trade chromosome 15, UBuf_Myxa_2, whole genome shotgun sequence genome and includes:
- the LOC127452494 gene encoding uncharacterized protein LOC127452494, translating into MMDDDGDIAVVGIGCHFPGGEGLENFWKVLLQGKNCAVQIPNERFDLSMWYDPDDSKAGRSCTAKAALIDGLNEFDHKFFGITEAELINMDPQHKLLLKCTYRALEDAGMPMEKASGTRTGVFLGLMNRDFEIGSVKISPKLINHSSATGYSMSIAANRISYIFNFTGPSISIDCACSSSLVALHFACQAIRQGDCEMAMCGGVTCILEPTVFVALTRAKMISPDGTSKPFSNKADGYGRGEGCGVILLKPLKKALQDHDHIWGIISKTAVNQDGHTVTPITKPSMLQQEELLRKIYSKDTDLTSVQYIEAHGTGTPVGDPIEAGSISKVIAKMRPHESGPLLIGSVKSNIGHTESAAGVAGLIKVLLMMKHETFVPSVFYSAENSSIDAKSLNLKIPTKAEKWVSSHKAVRAAGINNFGFGGTNAHAIVRQHVQSKKPSAQLSKSHQYFVLSAASEKSIANIIEDTAKQINAKNISDLQALVYTSACRRSHLKHNYRKVFQTSSLTDLKERLTSALEKKFKPSKSDSKLVFVFCGNGVAYHGMCKQLLKREPVFRQEVIKIETLMKSYRSLNLIERLESESDTNDDFSDPKIVQPLLFAIQVALANLLKHWGISPDAVLGHSIGEAAAAHCSGLLSLEDAVKVIHYRSSLQSTVTGGKMLVVSNMAVSEVLKSLPSYSGRVCLAAYNSPQSCTLSGEADDIDRLHQNLSNSARGKDLFLRILDVPAAYHSHKMDPIVSSVKESIGSLQAHSLEAELFSTVTGESSCSSDFITGEYWARNIREPVAFEQAVRSAAKNKRNVIFVEIGPRRSLQRYITETLGNNFTVLSSVQPDKDHETMLANVSKLFELGVSVDWEMFYKGFETEPIPFPRYHFDSVRRDVFPSTLLLVGAIRNHPVITQMSTDSPVFNCDLSSDSVAFLQDHKHNGIAIIPGAFYSELGLAAVMAYVKPKVPLSSLQLSITFQSPFVFTPNAPDIKIQLDPPDNSREKTFNFKIQSTSAIYASGTVEAKSGRVPEEQLISLDSVFKRCNFIMSTEELYKHLNQAGFEYGSVFRNKADVYCGEEFRECISFLRIPEELLPQLHDYYLHPVVFDYVMQRITGTIIQGHSPTPLFPAQIGSLTVFEPLQEEMVVYLRAMHVGEDYFEICGCLTNKQGKVLIEFRHVKIRMLGSHYRVVEEYLYHNSFSIISEDATPDKSIKALVFSDEVGISKALQIYLDPTSRDISSSHSNTLLECGLEPVLSKLKISNVKKNFQEILFMWGVADLTPYKSESVLDSMAGCCEIFRKITGYLKVIKFPGVIRVITHRSSESLVDYISPGFVLLGMTRACAAELSELTFQLIDLGSVSSEDITALAKVLRSYPCDKYPELVVKDGKILKPEITHTPLPVVENSARSSDMLHDDVFMLQTSDPYTMTNLSATQMDKSLEPIPGESIEVHLSKICVHSSDYFPVSISDFKYGQTMYWNKHTTQNHKLLAFDCSGIVTAVGKDVGKLKVGDHVVSCYPVAATSKVVLPAAVCYKTKKLSFLKDIPCVSYMLLAWEILNGALPKVKQPNKLGIFSTVPDSALVKVLTSTANRSGWNVRVSTQADQMSCDLSEVDGAVLFPPFNEKTIETASNVTGIKDVVLVYDNQPNFPDNPKTFRGTNVKVHIHFLFMSQIMQQWSLQVQMPKMYRWLKSMHLSGKSLALDTTTFQKVKPEDSELLSVHKSESYFTCQILPIIVLNSDPKNQLSDIPLMPKQSLFQKNAVYVVTGGLTGLGFETVKYIVQKGGGNIVILSRSNPNPEIQEEIKNVSNHCGSVIKSLQCDVSLFEQVQQAIANIGKLLPSSPIKGVFHSAVVLHDGLIENLDKSLYEKVMRPKVNGVLNLHRATKHCNLDYFVCYSSISAFIGNASQTNYAAANTFMDTFCQYRRNLGLSGQSINWGALNLGLLLNKVHFQRFLEAKGIMLLEVPEILECLEQCLLINKLQQVVCKFNFRNNWNNVLSQNKSLNARLFKLTEEAMKKARLTIDRPEQPITSPLEYLRYMISETIGIEIDELNDDIHLLDLGIDSMLAMTLQNVIFKERCVNIPLVTLLDPNSTLSTLSKILKGNCAGEYQSEDENTSTYL